ACGATGAACGGAAAGATTCCAAGACTTACGGTGAGCTGATGGAAATATTTACCGGCGAGGATAATTACCAACTGATCCGGATCCCGGTCGGCGTGGTCAACGGCTATAAAACGATCGGCGTGAAGCCGGCGATCGTCGCCAATTGCGCCACCGAGCCGCACGAACAAAATGAGATGCTCCGCTACGATCCGCTCAAGAGCCACATCAAATACGACTGGAGCCTGGTCCACCGATGAAGAAAGTTCTGATTACCGGCGGTAAAGGGATGCTGGCGACCGCGTTGGAAGGGTATTACAATGCGGCCGGGGCGGAGGTCAAAGCGCCGACCCATGCCGAGCTCGACGTTATGGACCGGAAAGCGGTCGCCGACGCTCTGGCCGCTTTTAAGCCCGACTATGTTTTTCACACCGCTTGTCTCCATGTTGACGCCAGCGAGAACGATCCGGAGCTGGCTTATAAGCTGAACAGCTGGGCTTCGGCCCAACTGGCCAGGGCTTGCGCCAAACAAAAAACGGAGCTGGTTTACATCAGCTCCTGCGGTTATTTCGGCGACGAAGTAAAATCCTATTCCGAATACGATCCGGTCGTGTTAAAGACCGTCTATGCCCGCTCGAAGTATGAAGGGGAAGTCCTCGCTCTGCGGGAGAACCCCAGGACCTACGCTATCCGTCCCGGCTGGCTCTTCGGCGGGAGCGTGAAGCACAAGAAGAATTTCGTTTACCAGCGCTACCTGGAAGCGCAGAAGGTTCCGGTCCTGAAATCGGCCGGCGACAAGTTCGGGACGCCGACCCTGGTTGAGGACTTGGTCCCCAAGATCGACGAGATCGTTAAGATCGGCGTGACCGGACTTTATCACGTGACCAATTCCGGCGGCGGAAGCCGGGCCGATTACGTTAAAAAGATCGTCCAGAGCTGCGGTCTGAAGACGGCGGTCGAAGCGGTCGATTCCAGCGCTTTCCCGCGAAAAGCAAACGTCCCCAATTGCGAGATCCTGAATAACTGGAACTTAAAGTATCTTGGCTTGGCGCCGCTCCCTGCTTGGGAAGAAGCGATCGAACGCTACGTGAAAGTGATGTTCCGGGAGCTTGGGAAATGAACCCTAAAGTTTCGGTCGTTATTGCCACTCACAATCATGCTCATTTTTTGCCGGATTGCCTTAATTCGGTGAAGGGGCAGACCTATCAGGATTACGAAGTTATCGTAGTCGATAACGGTTCGACCGATGACACCAAAGAAGTGATTGAACGTCTCGCCTGGGATAAGCTTCGTTATCATTATCAGAAAGACACGGGATCGGTCGCCGGACCGCGCAACACCGGCGGAAAACTGGCGCGGGGCGAATATCTCGCCTATCTTGATTCCGACGATTCCTGGTACCCCGACAAGCTGGCCAAAGTGATGGAAGTTTTTGCCGA
This window of the Candidatus Margulisiibacteriota bacterium genome carries:
- a CDS encoding dTDP-4-dehydrorhamnose 3,5-epimerase family protein, with the protein product MIEGVKIIPLKKIPDERGMIMHMLRTTDPHFEKFGEVYFSVAYPGVIKGWHLHTKQTQFYAVIQGMIKLVMYDERKDSKTYGELMEIFTGEDNYQLIRIPVGVVNGYKTIGVKPAIVANCATEPHEQNEMLRYDPLKSHIKYDWSLVHR
- a CDS encoding NAD(P)-dependent oxidoreductase, which encodes MKKVLITGGKGMLATALEGYYNAAGAEVKAPTHAELDVMDRKAVADALAAFKPDYVFHTACLHVDASENDPELAYKLNSWASAQLARACAKQKTELVYISSCGYFGDEVKSYSEYDPVVLKTVYARSKYEGEVLALRENPRTYAIRPGWLFGGSVKHKKNFVYQRYLEAQKVPVLKSAGDKFGTPTLVEDLVPKIDEIVKIGVTGLYHVTNSGGGSRADYVKKIVQSCGLKTAVEAVDSSAFPRKANVPNCEILNNWNLKYLGLAPLPAWEEAIERYVKVMFRELGK